One window of the Canis aureus isolate CA01 chromosome 1, VMU_Caureus_v.1.0, whole genome shotgun sequence genome contains the following:
- the ZNF581 gene encoding zinc finger protein 581, whose amino-acid sequence MLVLPLAPSPQPLALPSTEAMEAPPSRTGRSPEPGPSSSTGLPQTSSSPKPSHYLLIDTQGVPYTVLVDQESQREPGADGASAQKKCYSCPVCSRVFEYMSYLQRHSITHSEVKPFECDTCGKAFKRASHLARHHSIHRAGGGRPHGCPLCPRRFREAGELAQHSRVHSGERPFQCPHCPRRFMEQNTLQKHTRWKHP is encoded by the coding sequence ATGCTGGTGCTGCCGTTGGCCCCAAGCCCGCAGCCCCTGGCGCTACCCTCCACAGAAGCCATGGAGGCCCCCCCTTCTCGGACAGGCCGGTCTCCAGAACCTGGACCTTCCTCATCCACAGGACTGCCCCAGACTTCCTCCTCTCCGAAGCCCAGCCACTACCTGCTCATTGACACCCAGGGTGTCCCCTACACGGTGCTGGTGGACCAGGAGTCTCAGAGGGAGCCCGGGGCAGACGGGGCTTCAGCCCAGAAAAAGTGTTACAGCTGCCCCGTGTGCTCCCGGGTCTTCGAGTACATGTCCTACTTGCAGCGACACAGCATCACCCACTCGGAGGTGAAGCCCTTTGAGTGTGACACCTGTGGGAAGGCATTCAAGCGGGCCAGTCACCTGGCTCGGCACCACTCCATTCACCGGGCTGGTGGTGGGCGACCCCACGGCTGCCCACTTTGCCCTCGCCGCTTCCGGGAGGCAGGTGAGCTGGCCCAGCACAGCCGGGTGCACTCAGGGGAGCGCCCATTTCAGTGCCCACATTGCCCACGCCGATTTATGGAGCAGAACACGCTGCAAAAGCACACTCGGTGGAAGCATCCATGA
- the CCDC106 gene encoding coiled-coil domain-containing protein 106 isoform X1 → MNDPNSRRRTLKKDDEAFEISIPFDETPHLDPQIFYSLSPSRGNFEESPEAPSPTVALMNGVRAQLHMALERNSWLQKRIEDLEEERDFLRCQLDKFISSARMDAEDHCRVKPGSRRVEGDGRGGAGGEASDPESAASSLSGVSEEGSTMERKRQKQKGGAGRRRFGKPKARERQRVKDADGVLCRYKKILGTFQKLKSMSRAFEHHRVDRNTVALTTPIAELLIVAPEKLAEVGEFDPSKERLLEYSRRCFLALDDETLKKVQALKKSKLLLPITYRFKR, encoded by the exons ATGAATGACCCAAACAGCCGGAGGAGGACAC TGAAGAAAGACGATGAGGCCTTCGAGATCTCCATCCCCTTCGATGAGACGCCCCACCTAGACCCACAGATCTTTTACAGTCTGAGCCCCTCTCGGGGAAACTTCGAGG AGTCTCCGGAGGCCCCATCCCCGACAGTAGCCCTGATGAATGGTGTCAGGGCCCAGCTGCACATGGCCCTGGAGAGGAACTCCTGGTTACAGAAGCGCATTGAGGacctggaggaggagagggactTCTTGCGGTGTCAGCTAGACAAGTTTATATCCTCTGCCCGCATGGATGCAG AGGATCACTGCCGGGTGAAGCCTGGGTCCAGGCGGGTTGAGGGggatggcaggggtggggctgggggcgagGCCTCAGACCCGGAGTCAGCGGCCTCCTCGCTCAGTGGAGTGTCTGAAGAAGGCAGTAcgatggagaggaagaggcagaagcagaagggaGGTGCTGGCCGGAGGCGCTTTGGGAAGCCCAAGGCCCGGGAGAGGCAGCGGG TGAAGGATGCAGACGGTGTCCTCTGCCGCTACAAGAAGATACTGGGCACCTTCCAGAAGCTGAAGAGCATGTCCCGGGCCTTTGAGCACCACCGCGTAGACCGCAACACGGTGGCGCTGACCACGCCCATCGCGGAGCTGCTCATCGTGGCCCCGGAGAAGCTGGCGGAGGTAGGCGAGTTCGACCCTTCCAAGGAGCGTCTGCTCGAGTACTCGCGCCGCTGCTTCCTGGCCCTGGACGACGAGACCCTCAAGAAGGTGCAGGCTCTCAAGAAGAGCAAGCTGCTGTTGCCCATCACCTACCGCTTCAAGCGGTGA
- the CCDC106 gene encoding coiled-coil domain-containing protein 106 isoform X2: MNDPNSRRRTQSPEAPSPTVALMNGVRAQLHMALERNSWLQKRIEDLEEERDFLRCQLDKFISSARMDAEDHCRVKPGSRRVEGDGRGGAGGEASDPESAASSLSGVSEEGSTMERKRQKQKGGAGRRRFGKPKARERQRVKDADGVLCRYKKILGTFQKLKSMSRAFEHHRVDRNTVALTTPIAELLIVAPEKLAEVGEFDPSKERLLEYSRRCFLALDDETLKKVQALKKSKLLLPITYRFKR; the protein is encoded by the exons ATGAATGACCCAAACAGCCGGAGGAGGACAC AGTCTCCGGAGGCCCCATCCCCGACAGTAGCCCTGATGAATGGTGTCAGGGCCCAGCTGCACATGGCCCTGGAGAGGAACTCCTGGTTACAGAAGCGCATTGAGGacctggaggaggagagggactTCTTGCGGTGTCAGCTAGACAAGTTTATATCCTCTGCCCGCATGGATGCAG AGGATCACTGCCGGGTGAAGCCTGGGTCCAGGCGGGTTGAGGGggatggcaggggtggggctgggggcgagGCCTCAGACCCGGAGTCAGCGGCCTCCTCGCTCAGTGGAGTGTCTGAAGAAGGCAGTAcgatggagaggaagaggcagaagcagaagggaGGTGCTGGCCGGAGGCGCTTTGGGAAGCCCAAGGCCCGGGAGAGGCAGCGGG TGAAGGATGCAGACGGTGTCCTCTGCCGCTACAAGAAGATACTGGGCACCTTCCAGAAGCTGAAGAGCATGTCCCGGGCCTTTGAGCACCACCGCGTAGACCGCAACACGGTGGCGCTGACCACGCCCATCGCGGAGCTGCTCATCGTGGCCCCGGAGAAGCTGGCGGAGGTAGGCGAGTTCGACCCTTCCAAGGAGCGTCTGCTCGAGTACTCGCGCCGCTGCTTCCTGGCCCTGGACGACGAGACCCTCAAGAAGGTGCAGGCTCTCAAGAAGAGCAAGCTGCTGTTGCCCATCACCTACCGCTTCAAGCGGTGA